A genomic segment from Saprospiraceae bacterium encodes:
- a CDS encoding Tex family protein produces MTDTTQLNLIAERTGLAKHRIQNVLELLENGATIPFIARYRKEVTGVMDEVQIAAIQQESKKLNELGKRKESILNSIEEQGKLSDDLKQRIEHCFDLTALEDLYLPYKRKRKTKASIAREKGLEPLAIELFLQRNNKVEALAAAYLSEEVPTIDDALQGARDIIAENINEDEKVRNKVRSIFKRDSIIQSKVARGKEEEGAKYRDYFEFSEPLKNCPSHRMLAIRRGEEEGFLRVSIGPEEEAVLYPLEQMILNGHGEATAQVKLALHDSYKRLLSPSIETEFRSLAKEKADLEAIQVFAENLRQLLLAPPLGQQRVLGLDPGFRTGCKLVCLDASGNLLYQTAIYPHPPQSDEFMAKKTLADLVAKYDITAIAVGNGTAGRETMSLCQNTQFDRPVSIFMVNEAGASIYSASAVAREEFPDQDVTVRGAVSIGRRLMDPLAELVKIDPKSIGVGQYQHDVNQPLLKDSLDRVVESCVNAVGINLNTASKSLLTHISGLGPTLAQNIVDYRTENGPFPSRTTLKKVPRMGEKAFEQCAGFLRVREAKNPLDNTGVHPESYGIVKQMAKDLNCSVEDLIQKKDLREKIKLPSYVTETVGLPTLKDILAELAKPGLDPRGTAKSFEFANIKTIDDLYIGMVVPGIINNITNFGAFVDIGIKESGLVHISQLANRFVKNPLDVVSLQQQVMVKVMDIDVKRKRVQLSMKDV; encoded by the coding sequence ATGACCGACACTACACAACTCAACCTTATCGCTGAACGGACTGGGCTCGCCAAGCATCGTATCCAGAATGTGCTTGAATTATTGGAAAATGGCGCAACGATTCCTTTTATTGCCCGCTACCGAAAAGAGGTCACTGGCGTAATGGATGAGGTACAGATTGCAGCGATTCAGCAGGAGTCAAAGAAATTAAACGAATTAGGGAAACGAAAAGAAAGCATTCTCAATAGTATTGAAGAGCAAGGCAAACTCTCCGATGATTTAAAACAGCGTATTGAACATTGCTTTGACTTAACTGCGCTGGAAGACCTTTACTTGCCTTATAAGCGAAAAAGAAAGACCAAAGCCTCTATAGCCAGGGAAAAAGGGCTGGAGCCTTTAGCCATTGAATTGTTTTTGCAACGCAACAACAAGGTCGAAGCATTAGCAGCGGCTTACCTAAGCGAGGAAGTCCCGACGATAGACGATGCCCTCCAAGGAGCCAGGGATATTATAGCTGAAAACATCAATGAAGATGAAAAGGTCCGGAACAAGGTCCGGAGTATCTTCAAGCGCGATTCCATTATCCAGTCAAAAGTAGCGAGAGGGAAAGAAGAAGAGGGCGCTAAATACCGCGATTATTTTGAATTTTCCGAACCTTTGAAGAATTGTCCTTCCCACCGCATGTTGGCGATAAGACGTGGAGAAGAAGAGGGTTTTTTGCGCGTGAGCATTGGCCCTGAAGAAGAGGCCGTTTTGTATCCTTTGGAGCAAATGATATTGAATGGTCATGGAGAGGCCACCGCACAGGTCAAATTGGCACTACACGATAGTTACAAACGGCTGCTTTCACCTTCTATAGAAACCGAATTTCGAAGTTTGGCAAAAGAAAAAGCAGACCTAGAGGCCATCCAGGTTTTTGCAGAAAATCTTCGGCAATTGCTATTGGCGCCGCCGCTTGGCCAGCAAAGGGTATTGGGCTTGGATCCGGGTTTCCGAACCGGCTGTAAACTGGTCTGCTTAGATGCTAGTGGTAATCTTTTATATCAAACAGCCATTTACCCACATCCCCCTCAATCAGATGAATTTATGGCCAAAAAAACACTGGCTGACTTGGTAGCCAAGTACGATATCACGGCCATTGCGGTAGGGAATGGAACGGCGGGCAGGGAAACCATGAGTTTATGCCAAAACACCCAATTTGATCGGCCCGTATCAATTTTTATGGTCAATGAGGCAGGGGCTTCTATTTATTCAGCCTCGGCTGTTGCCAGGGAGGAGTTCCCCGACCAGGATGTCACCGTGCGCGGGGCGGTCTCCATTGGGCGCCGCCTGATGGACCCCTTGGCGGAGCTGGTCAAAATCGATCCAAAATCAATTGGTGTTGGCCAATACCAACACGATGTTAACCAACCCTTGCTGAAGGATAGCCTCGACCGCGTGGTGGAAAGCTGTGTGAATGCTGTAGGCATCAACCTCAATACCGCTAGTAAATCGCTACTCACTCACATTTCCGGCCTTGGCCCTACCCTGGCGCAAAACATCGTTGACTACCGCACTGAAAATGGCCCCTTTCCTTCCCGAACAACACTAAAGAAAGTGCCACGGATGGGCGAAAAGGCATTCGAACAATGCGCCGGATTCCTTAGGGTTCGGGAAGCAAAAAACCCATTGGACAATACGGGGGTACACCCAGAAAGCTATGGCATTGTCAAGCAAATGGCCAAGGATTTGAATTGTAGCGTTGAGGACTTGATCCAAAAGAAAGATTTACGCGAGAAAATCAAGTTGCCATCCTATGTCACTGAAACGGTAGGCTTGCCAACCTTAAAGGATATCTTGGCTGAACTGGCTAAACCTGGGTTAGATCCTCGTGGTACGGCCAAATCTTTTGAATTTGCTAACATAAAAACCATTGATGACTTGTATATCGGTATGGTGGTGCCTGGAATTATTAATAATATCACCAATTTTGGCGCCTTTGTCGATATTGGCATCAAAGAAAGCGGACTGGTCCACATTTCTCAATTAGCCAACCGCTTTGTGAAAAACCCACTGGATGTCGTCAGTCTGCAACAACAGGTCATGGTTAAAGTCATGGATATTGATGTGAAACGAAAAAGGGTACAATTATCCATGAAAGATGTATAA
- a CDS encoding DUF1573 domain-containing protein — translation MKQLLSVLTLLVLAFTFATAQNETTPVLRAQPAQVVENAATDGPAMKFETLQVDYGTIIQDSDPYRYFKFTNVGTEPAVIKTAKGSCGCTVPTYPKEPILPGQTAEIKVRYDTKRVGPFTKRVTLTTNTAEPEIVLTIKGVVEKKPEEPAGLPTQDNGLFNNNNNN, via the coding sequence ATGAAGCAATTACTTTCTGTTCTTACGCTTCTAGTGTTGGCTTTTACTTTTGCAACAGCACAAAATGAAACCACACCTGTATTGAGAGCGCAACCGGCTCAAGTTGTTGAAAATGCAGCAACGGATGGCCCAGCTATGAAATTTGAGACACTACAAGTAGATTATGGAACCATTATCCAGGATTCAGATCCTTATCGCTACTTCAAATTTACAAACGTAGGTACTGAACCTGCGGTGATAAAGACTGCTAAGGGAAGTTGCGGATGTACGGTGCCAACTTACCCAAAAGAACCAATCCTTCCTGGTCAAACCGCTGAAATCAAGGTTCGTTATGACACCAAGCGCGTAGGACCATTTACCAAAAGAGTTACCTTAACGACCAATACCGCAGAACCGGAAATTGTATTGACGATTAAAGGTGTAGTGGAAAAGAAACCTGAAGAGCCAGCTGGTTTACCTACTCAGGACAACGGCTTGTTCAATAACAATAATAACAATTAA
- a CDS encoding penicillin acylase family protein, producing the protein MPKLKFLIVVGLSLGLMFFCNSHHPFELSFPPLGKLFSPFDGFWQNANANPTGHKDLKLTGLSGPVEVVFDERMVPHIFGQNKADVFFAQGYITAMDRLWQMDIAVRATCGMLAEVMGPSLLDRDRLQRKKGLLFAAENALAAFKDSELDMEIGEAYTAGVNAYIAQLSPRDYPIEFKLLNYKPTPWSPLKSAIFFKSMAESLCARHQDLEASNALAFWGQETFDFLYPDENPKQSPIIPKTVEWAFEPIPIANMDTIEKALTSTTYRQKEFPQPPPFLGSNNWAVAGDKTANGKPILCNDPHLQLTLPSIWYEIQLHAPEFNAYGVSLPGTPGVIIGFNEHIAWGETNVGHDVLDWYKIDWVDQKKNSYYVDGAVKEIDMRYDTIWIRGQSMPHIEPIKMTVWGPVVYEADGEAYQDLAMRWIAHDKPNKRDFYEIGTFYHLMTADDTESYLNALEGYDSPAQNFVFASNNGDIAIQVNGKFPLKKKGQGRFVQEGNSSKNAWAGYIPRTQVPKVINPARGFVASANQHSAGPSYPYYYNGGFDDYRGRFINEQLTDLENIEVRDMKALQLNNFSLKAKEALPLLLAAIDTFEFSAPGMALLQALKAWDYRYEAAAKAPVLFEEWFAAFYKLTFDELDATAKEMDILYPESWRLIALLEEAPKHVFFDLKATTDLEDAAAIAKKAFEEVIDAYAAQFASADFDWGNTKATTITHLGRIDAFNSDLIYCGGSADAPNAIKKGHGPSWRMIVVLGEEVEAYGVFPGGQSGNPGSAFYDNTIQTWATGDYYPLFLMKEPKDQRVKPLLTMNLQ; encoded by the coding sequence ATGCCAAAGCTCAAGTTTTTAATTGTTGTAGGGTTGAGTTTGGGATTAATGTTCTTTTGTAATTCCCACCATCCCTTTGAATTATCTTTCCCTCCTTTGGGTAAATTGTTTAGTCCTTTTGATGGATTCTGGCAAAATGCTAATGCAAATCCTACGGGGCACAAAGACCTTAAGCTTACTGGCCTAAGCGGACCCGTCGAAGTGGTCTTTGATGAAAGGATGGTGCCACATATTTTTGGCCAAAATAAAGCCGACGTTTTTTTTGCGCAAGGATATATTACCGCAATGGATCGCCTTTGGCAGATGGATATTGCCGTAAGGGCAACCTGTGGTATGCTGGCTGAAGTAATGGGACCTTCTTTATTGGATCGCGATCGCTTACAACGAAAAAAGGGCCTATTGTTTGCCGCAGAGAACGCATTGGCCGCCTTTAAGGACTCCGAATTAGATATGGAGATAGGGGAGGCTTATACCGCTGGTGTCAATGCCTATATTGCGCAGCTTTCGCCACGCGACTATCCAATAGAATTTAAACTCTTGAATTACAAGCCAACGCCCTGGAGCCCCTTGAAATCGGCTATCTTTTTTAAAAGCATGGCCGAAAGCCTTTGTGCTCGGCACCAGGATTTGGAAGCATCCAATGCATTGGCCTTTTGGGGGCAAGAAACATTCGATTTTCTTTATCCTGATGAAAACCCTAAACAATCTCCTATCATTCCCAAAACGGTAGAATGGGCTTTTGAACCGATCCCTATCGCCAATATGGATACAATTGAAAAAGCGCTTACTTCTACGACCTATCGCCAAAAGGAATTTCCTCAACCCCCGCCATTTTTAGGGAGTAATAATTGGGCAGTTGCCGGGGATAAGACGGCTAATGGCAAGCCCATTCTTTGCAATGACCCGCACTTGCAATTGACACTTCCCTCCATTTGGTATGAAATTCAATTACATGCGCCAGAATTTAATGCCTATGGCGTTTCATTGCCTGGTACGCCAGGGGTCATCATTGGGTTTAATGAACATATTGCATGGGGAGAAACGAATGTCGGCCACGATGTCCTGGATTGGTATAAAATAGATTGGGTTGACCAAAAAAAGAATAGCTATTATGTGGATGGAGCGGTCAAAGAAATAGACATGCGCTATGATACGATTTGGATTAGAGGACAGTCGATGCCTCATATCGAGCCTATTAAAATGACAGTATGGGGGCCTGTGGTTTACGAGGCGGATGGCGAAGCCTATCAGGATTTGGCTATGCGTTGGATCGCACATGATAAACCCAACAAAAGAGATTTTTATGAAATTGGAACCTTTTATCATTTGATGACGGCCGATGATACGGAATCGTATTTAAATGCCTTAGAAGGTTATGATAGTCCTGCGCAAAATTTTGTATTTGCTTCCAACAATGGCGATATTGCTATCCAGGTTAACGGTAAATTTCCACTCAAAAAGAAAGGACAGGGCCGCTTTGTTCAGGAGGGAAACAGCTCAAAAAATGCATGGGCAGGTTATATTCCAAGAACGCAGGTACCCAAAGTCATCAACCCTGCAAGAGGTTTTGTCGCTTCAGCTAACCAACATTCCGCAGGGCCAAGCTATCCCTATTATTACAATGGAGGTTTTGACGATTACAGGGGACGTTTTATTAATGAGCAATTGACCGATTTGGAAAACATTGAGGTACGTGACATGAAGGCTTTGCAGCTCAATAATTTTTCCTTAAAAGCAAAGGAAGCCTTGCCCTTATTGTTAGCTGCGATAGACACTTTTGAATTTTCTGCGCCAGGGATGGCTTTATTGCAAGCGTTAAAAGCCTGGGACTATCGCTATGAGGCAGCAGCAAAAGCACCCGTTTTGTTTGAGGAATGGTTTGCCGCTTTTTACAAACTCACTTTTGATGAATTGGATGCTACAGCCAAGGAGATGGACATTTTATATCCAGAATCATGGCGGTTGATTGCCTTGTTGGAAGAAGCGCCAAAGCATGTTTTTTTTGACCTAAAGGCGACCACTGACCTTGAAGATGCTGCTGCGATAGCCAAAAAAGCATTTGAGGAGGTCATTGATGCTTATGCCGCCCAATTTGCATCGGCTGATTTTGATTGGGGGAATACCAAAGCAACTACCATTACTCATTTAGGGCGGATTGATGCTTTTAATTCCGACCTGATTTATTGCGGAGGGTCGGCTGATGCACCCAATGCCATTAAAAAAGGACATGGGCCCTCTTGGCGAATGATCGTTGTGTTAGGGGAGGAAGTCGAAGCCTATGGTGTGTTCCCAGGGGGGCAGTCCGGCAATCCAGGAAGTGCGTTTTACGACAACACCATACAGACCTGGGCCACAGGCGATTATTATCCGTTATTTCTAATGAAGGAGCCCAAGGACCAAAGAGTCAAACCATTGTTAACCATGAATCTTCAGTAA
- a CDS encoding 2TM domain-containing protein: MRDDQYEKAKKRVEEKKKFYKGLSTYLVMSIFFYILNQVTYSGSWWYYWPMMGWGIGILLQYFKLFGIPGLMPVEGDWEEKEMEKELSRMRQKDGTYQDSGEADDYLDLREAEPQKRGWRDDELV, translated from the coding sequence ATGAGGGATGATCAATATGAAAAGGCTAAAAAACGTGTAGAAGAAAAAAAGAAGTTTTACAAGGGCTTGTCGACGTACCTTGTTATGAGTATTTTTTTTTACATTTTAAACCAGGTGACTTACTCGGGCTCCTGGTGGTATTATTGGCCTATGATGGGGTGGGGCATAGGTATCCTGCTTCAATATTTTAAATTGTTCGGCATACCAGGATTGATGCCAGTTGAAGGAGATTGGGAAGAAAAAGAGATGGAAAAGGAATTGTCGAGAATGAGGCAAAAGGATGGTACTTATCAGGACTCAGGAGAAGCGGACGATTACCTGGATTTAAGAGAAGCTGAACCCCAAAAGCGCGGGTGGCGCGACGATGAATTGGTATAA
- a CDS encoding DUF255 domain-containing protein, producing the protein MKKVLKSTLILSLAFLAFAFINPDKATSLTDKGDVIKWYTWEEAIKLNETHPKKLFVDVYTDWCGWCKRMDQTTFTDPGVAKLMNKHFYPVKFNAEQQENVVFKNYTLKYIPNAGRKGVHELAYSLLDGKMGYPAFVYLDEKQDRITISPGYKEADAIIKELTFIGEEHYKNKSFNEFSKAYGK; encoded by the coding sequence ATGAAAAAAGTTTTGAAGAGCACCCTTATTCTTTCCTTAGCCTTTTTAGCCTTTGCTTTTATAAATCCTGATAAAGCCACCTCCCTGACCGATAAGGGTGATGTGATAAAATGGTATACCTGGGAGGAAGCCATTAAGTTGAATGAAACCCATCCCAAAAAATTGTTTGTCGATGTATATACAGATTGGTGTGGCTGGTGTAAACGAATGGATCAAACGACCTTCACCGACCCAGGGGTAGCAAAACTGATGAATAAACACTTTTATCCCGTGAAATTCAATGCGGAACAACAAGAAAACGTTGTTTTCAAAAATTATACCCTAAAGTATATCCCTAACGCGGGTCGCAAAGGCGTTCATGAATTAGCCTATTCTTTGCTGGATGGCAAAATGGGATATCCAGCATTCGTATACCTAGATGAAAAACAAGATAGAATAACCATCTCTCCCGGTTATAAGGAAGCTGATGCCATCATCAAAGAGCTCACTTTCATCGGAGAAGAACATTATAAAAACAAATCTTTTAACGAATTTTCCAAAGCCTACGGGAAATAG
- a CDS encoding UbiX family flavin prenyltransferase: MIKKKVVIGVGGSSGSIYAKVLMDRLLLLSEQWAAVGVVMSDNARFNWQLELENKDYEKYPFQWYDKKDFMAPFASGSARYDSMIICPCSMGLLGRIAHGISDDLLTRAADVMLKERRKLIVVPRDTPYSLIHLYNMKILTEAGAIICPASPSFYSKPKDFEALAATVVDRVLDLVGFNLDTYRWGEHRNDL; the protein is encoded by the coding sequence ATGATAAAGAAGAAGGTGGTCATAGGGGTAGGAGGGTCAAGTGGATCTATTTATGCTAAAGTACTTATGGATAGACTCCTTCTACTCTCAGAACAGTGGGCAGCTGTTGGGGTGGTGATGAGCGATAATGCACGGTTCAATTGGCAACTTGAGCTGGAAAACAAAGATTACGAAAAATATCCCTTTCAGTGGTATGACAAAAAGGATTTCATGGCTCCTTTTGCTTCGGGGTCAGCCCGTTATGACAGCATGATTATCTGCCCTTGTTCAATGGGCTTATTAGGGCGGATAGCCCACGGTATTTCTGATGACCTGCTCACCCGTGCTGCCGATGTCATGTTGAAAGAAAGACGGAAATTGATCGTGGTCCCAAGAGATACGCCCTACAGTTTGATTCACCTTTATAACATGAAAATCCTTACGGAGGCAGGTGCCATCATTTGCCCGGCAAGCCCTTCTTTTTATAGCAAGCCCAAGGATTTTGAAGCTTTAGCCGCCACCGTAGTAGATAGGGTCTTAGACCTCGTAGGTTTTAATTTGGATACCTACCGATGGGGAGAGCACCGAAATGATTTGTGA
- a CDS encoding FKBP-type peptidyl-prolyl cis-trans isomerase, translated as MDSLSYSMGILVAQNLKQQGFTTLEGASFAKGLEDVMQDKKLAISLEHANQLAQKYLTEQQAKAHSGTIEAGRKFLSENAKKQGVVSLPSGLQYEIITEGTGPKPAASDKVKVHYHGTLLDGTVFDSSVERGSPAEFGVTQVISGWVEALQLMPTGSKWRLFIPSDLAYGERGAGAQIKPFSTLIFEVELLGIK; from the coding sequence ATGGATTCATTAAGTTACAGCATGGGTATCTTGGTTGCCCAAAATTTAAAGCAACAAGGGTTCACCACCCTGGAGGGTGCCTCTTTTGCTAAGGGCCTTGAAGATGTCATGCAAGATAAAAAACTGGCAATTAGCTTGGAGCATGCCAATCAGTTGGCCCAGAAATACCTAACGGAACAACAGGCAAAAGCTCATTCAGGTACCATTGAGGCCGGGCGGAAATTCTTGTCAGAGAATGCCAAAAAGCAAGGTGTTGTTAGCCTGCCAAGTGGTTTGCAATATGAAATCATAACGGAAGGTACGGGGCCTAAACCCGCTGCTTCAGATAAAGTTAAAGTACATTATCACGGTACACTATTGGACGGAACCGTTTTTGATAGTTCGGTAGAAAGAGGTTCTCCTGCTGAGTTTGGTGTTACCCAAGTGATTTCGGGATGGGTAGAAGCCCTACAGTTGATGCCGACTGGATCTAAATGGCGCTTATTTATCCCCTCTGATTTGGCCTATGGCGAAAGAGGTGCTGGTGCACAAATCAAACCTTTTTCCACTTTGATATTTGAAGTGGAATTATTGGGCATAAAGTAA